AttgtttgatttcaatttaatttcacgtAATTTCACCTACGTCGTTCCTCAATTCTACTTTTATTACACAGTATTTAACTATCATATTTTTCCTACAGTATGTCTTAAAACTATTTTTACTCAACAGACTTACCATTGTAACCCAAGCTAAAGCACATTTCTTTGTCCAAAAAGTATTCAATAATGCGCAACTGGCGATGTGACAGTCATTCTTTGTCATTGCAATGTCTCTGTACATAATCTCTTGTGAAGTCgttgacaatatttttgacaGATACGGCAGGGAGTGGAGGTAGGGGGCCAGGGTGCCTTTTCCTATGGCATATTAAACCTGGTTTTTGAGCAAAGGTTTGGCCGCAGACGTCGCAAAGATATGGACGTTTATCCATGTGAATTAAAATATGTTGTTCCTGTGCAGTCTGACGCGAAAATGACTTGCCACAAACGGGACAAATGAAAGGTTTGACGCCAGTGTGGATCATCGTGTGAACATccaatgaatatttttcacgaaatgTTTTACCACATGTTGGACAAATCACTCTTTCCTTGGTCTGATGCCCCTGCATATGGCGATCCAAATACTCTTGAGTCGTCATTCTTCTTTTACAGAGTTTACACTTAAATTGTGGCTTGTGGTGGGCGTACTTTTTATGGCACTTTAGGGCATGGATGCTCTTATTGGTATGACCGCATATGTCACAAACCAGAGGCGGATTCTCACTGTGACTTCGGTTTATATGGGTTTGCAAGTCGTTCTTGATTTTAAACTCTTTATTACAAACGTTACACGAAAACTTGTATTCCTCTGTGTGCTTTCTGACAAAGTGGTCGTGTAGCGACCACTTGTTATTACTCACATGGTCACACGCAGTGCATGGATATTTTTCCGGCCCATGAGCGGATGCTACATGTGCTTTCAGTTTGTTCctcgattcaaatttttcattgcaagCGTCACAGATATATTTATGAACACTCATATGCCTGataagttttctttttaaGGAAAAACTAACGTTGCATGTATCGCAGGAATAACTTTTGGCAACTAGAGCGGATTTCACCAAGATCTTGTTACAAATTCTAGTTGCAttcttccttctcttcttCAGATTGCGTGTACTACTTTCACCATTAGGTTTCTTATTCTTCACTGTTGTCTCAGCACTAACTCCCTTCGATGAAGGCATCACATACTCAGAGGTGCATTCAATTCTAATTGCGTTGCAAAGCAGATTTGATATTCTAAAACACAAAATGTAAATACCAAAATTAATAATAGAATAACTACACACCATGACATCACTATGTTACTTACTTTGGCTGTATTGAACAGAGTCGTAAAGACCTGTGAAACATATTTTCAGTTTAAAACCCAATCTTGGTATGTAACGTTTTACAATTatcttgaaatttatattcaaaaattattgatgTTCTTACATCCATACAAATTACAGAAGAAGCACGCACACAAATTTTATCACACAGCCAGGCCCTGAGCTACATGTTTTCTACTAAAggaaaattcacaaaataaagaaatttatttcagccaTCAATTGGTACAAAGATTTGACAATGAACCATCTTAAGCAATTATTTGCACTGAGGTGAGTGTATGATAATTGTAATGTTGTTAAGTTATAGTTGGTACGCTATAATaggtaattatatttttctcggTGTAGTTATGCCATACACTGAAGAAATAATCCCGAATACCTGAGAAAATTTGCATAAGTTGAAAGAACAGGATAAGTTCGTCGTTATAGGTGTTATCTTAtcttttgcttctttttcACAACAAACAAGGTATTTTCCGAGCACGCGTTAATGAGAATTGAATGACAAAATAAATTCATGTAAAAGCAACTATTATTCTGAAATTGGTTTAGTCCTGATCGTCCTTTTTAAACCCTGCAAGATCGTTGACGATATCACCGATTGGCATCACAGGTAGCGGAGGATGGGTTCCAGGATGAGTTTTTCGATGGCATATTAAGCCTGGTTTCTGGGTGAAAGCCTTGCCACATATGTCGCACACAAATGGTCGCTTTCCAGTGTGAATCAAGAGATGTTGTCGTAGTTGAGATCGACGAGCAAATGGTTTACTACAGATAGGGCAGAGGTGCGGTTTGTTACCCGTATGTATAGACATGTGCCTCTTAAAAGAGTCTTTTTTGTTGAACGTCTTTCCGCATTCGGCGCACATGATCCTTTCCTTCTTTTCGTGCTGCAGAAGCAAATGTTGGTCTAAATTCTCCTGAGTTACCATTCGTCGTTTGCAAATGTGACACTCAAACTTGGGTTTGTAGTGAGCCCACTTCTGATGGACGTACAATGAGCCACTGTTACGGCATGATTTACCACACAAATCGCACATTGTGGGTTTCTCTTTATGATGAAACCTGACATGAGTTGTCAAGTCTCCTTTCACCTTAAACTTTTTGGAACAAAATTTACATGGGTACTCGTAAGAGTCCGTGTGCTTCCGAGTAAAGTGTGACTGCAGAGAATGTTTGGACCTGCACACAAATCCACACGCCTCACAGGGGAATAGCAGTGATGATTTGGAGCGTGTTTCGTGTTGCCGCTCAAGATGAGCAAtgaatgaagatttttttgaacTCCTGAAATCACATACGGCGCATACATAGGCCCCATTTTCTTCGATGCAAACTTTCTTCTTGTGCGTCCATGCGACGTGCTTCCGAAATGCTATTTCTGTGTCAAAAGTTTTTGAACAAGCCTTACACTTGAGGGATCGTATGATCGAATCTGGCAAAGGTGTCACGTGTTCAGAAAAAAACTGATTGTTCGATTCTTCTGAAAGTTCATTATCTTGATTTATAGATTCCGTAACATTCTCAGCCAATTTTTCAATAGTAACGGTATTTCCTTCCATTTTTACTTGATACAAGTCGCCTATTGTGCGTCCGTTTTCAACTTTATCGAGTGCTCTGTCTTCGTCACTGACAATAGGTGATTCGTGATTTTCAGTTAGTCCCAACTCAGACTCATTCTCACTCCCTGGCACAGGCTCATTTTTATAGCTTTCTTCAGCAGCGACATTGATATCATTATCGACCTCATTTAGTTGCTTATCGCTTACAGTTTCAGAGAAACAGCTAGCAGGGAGAAAGGCGTAACAGGGCTTGTCATCAAATTCGATAATCTGCCATTCTTGCATAATTACAGACTCCTTGCcaaatataaatattccaTGGTGTTTTTCTGTGTCCTTGGctgataaaaatctgaaacagaAGTTAAGGAAGTATTATTAGGATTCACATAATTTGCATAGTAGAGGCAACTTACTTGTCGTATGAAAGGTACCAGCTTTGAATCAAGAGatggtataatatttatatataaccTAACATTGATAattgtgtttaaaaatttaccggTTAGCACAAATACCTGTGAATATTAGATCTCAGATTGGTATCCCAACTACAAAAGAGTTCAGAGTGCACCATAAATCCAGATCACAATTGTATGcaacataaataataattctttgaatattttacaaattttattattttcatacgtCTCTATAATATGCACTACACATTCGAATAATAAACATAACAATAAAATGTccagaaataaacaaaatgagaaaatcaaaaataaattcatcgaGACGTCAATGATAATGCTTGTCCATCATAAATTGTGATAGTAACGGagatttaatttaataatgttattaaataaaattcttttagTTGCTATACAAAGTATGATATACTATTGAATTCGGTTCTCTCAATCACAATATTGTATGTTAGCACAATCATATTAACCAAGATCAGATAATATAATATCTGAAATAAAGCATGGTCAGGCCACAGAACTAATAGCATATTAATAAGCTTGCCTGTAGCTTACGTTAGactattttttcatgaaatcaTTTATAATATGGTCAATGTGAACAACTGGCAAAGGAGGGTGTACACCTGGATGTGATTTCCTATGACAAATTAGTCCTGGTTTCTGAGTGAACGCTTTGCCACAAATATCACAAACATAGGGACGTTTGCCAGTATGAATTAAAAGATGCTGGCGAAAAGCTGTACGGCGAGCAAACGCTTTACCACAAATCGTACACGTGTGTGGTCTATCTCCAGTGTGAGTCATCATATGCTGTTTCAGCCTGTGATTTTCAGTGAAAGATTTACCGCACTCCTCGCACACAAAGATTTCTCGCCTTTCATGTTGTAGTAAAATATGTTGATCGAGATTAAATTGGGTAACCATGCGACGGTGGCAAATGTGGCACTCGTACTTTGGTTTAAAATGGGCCCATTTTTGATGAACGTAAAGAGAGTTACTGTTTGAACAAGTTTTTCCACAGACGTCGCATATTCTAGGTCCCTCTTTGTGCTTAAATCTTACGTGAAGTCTCATATCACCCTTGACTTTGAACTTTTTACCACATATCTCGCAGACATATTTGTAGTCAGCAGCATGTTTTCTCTCAAGATGTTCCTTCAATCGACGTCTACTCTGGCACTTGAATTCGCAAGTGTCGCACAAATACTCCTCATGCTCCTTCTGATGTGTTGCATGCTTCCTTGCGACGTGCGAGTGAAGGGTCGTCCTTTTTTTGCATTCAAATTTGCAATATGTACAGACAAACACAATAGGATCTTTAGTCTTCTCGTGTTCCATATCTACATGCATTTTAAACGCCATCAACGTTTTGCAAGTTTTCGGACATACTTTGCATTTGTACTTATGGGCTCGGtgattatgaaattttatattgtGCCTCCTCAGCATGATCTCGAGATCAAAATCTATGTTACATGCACTGCATGAATAAGTACTCTCCAGTTCAACCACACTAGGGATCGCAATCTGTACCCTTGATGGCAATTCGGTATCACTTGAATTACTTTCAACTTTAACCTGGCAGTAATCGCTAAGTTCGTTGAGATCTACGTTTGCGTTGCTTTCCTGATCATTGCTAACAAGAGTGCCTTTGTTATCTGATAATAACTTTTCAATATCTTCACTTTCCTCGTCCAGATTATGCTCTTCTTCGTCAAGTGCAACTAAGTCCTTCAAATGATTTGCTGGGAGAAATGCATAATAAAGGCAACCTTCAAATTCCACAATTTGCCATGGTTGCATGAAGATTGACTCCTTCCCGAACATAAATCGACCACTGGTGCATATTTTCCTAAAACACAAAGAAAGTAATcaatgtatgtgtatacaacGAGAAGAACACAGGTTGGTAACGATAGTGTacctataatttttcatacacgCAAATGTTAGGATACATCTATTAGGATACACACGATAGgatctttttaaattttatattacttTAGCAATAGTATAATTATGTGCGTATCTCTTAAGTCAAATGGCCCGATTTGCGTTTCACGTCCTATTCAAATACAAAACGTGTATTAAGCATATATAACTAAACTACTAAGAAGTACATTtggttttcaataattatattaagtACTCATCTGAATATTGCCTTGACTCTATTTCAAGGAATATGGATTCTGCATGGAGATGGGAGtttatgattaattgaataccTACCTATTGATTTGTGAAAGAGTTATCTATTTacaattccaaattttattctttataaAACACCTATAATTTACAGCAGTGCACGTGTGTAAAGTGTAAATGCTATTCAGAAGTGGATATTCTGTACAATCTGCGGATGTATTGATAAACATAGCTACAACATCCAGtatgcatttttcaaatttgctcATTGTCTGTCAATAAATCAAAATACTCTAGACTTTAGCTCCAAACAGGGTACCTGGAATACCTGAAACTAGTGATTGTAAGTAAAGACGTACGGAGTTAAAATATAATGTGATGGAAATCAACAAATGGATTAATACAAGTAGAACTGCTGTAATACCAGTGCAAGTAGTACGATGTTCATAATTATGCTTGAAGGGAAAATTACGAGATTTTCATGCTGTCCAAGTCTAGACGTTGGGTCAGTTATTCATAACGTCGTTCAAGATGTGATCTATGAGAACTCTTGGTAGGGGAGGATGAATCCCGGGATGAGACTTGCGATGGCTGATGAGCCCTGGTTTTTGGGTGAAAGACTTGCCACAAATGTCACAGACGTAGGGACGAATTCCCGTGTGTATTAGGAGGTGTTGTTTGAGGGCTGTCCGCCTAGCAAATGATTTGCCG
The Neodiprion fabricii isolate iyNeoFabr1 chromosome 5, iyNeoFabr1.1, whole genome shotgun sequence genome window above contains:
- the LOC124182015 gene encoding gastrula zinc finger protein XlCGF58.1-like → MFHRSLRLCSIQPKISNLLCNAIRIECTSEYVMPSSKGVSAETTVKNKKPNGESSTRNLKKRRKNATRICNKILVKSALVAKSYSCDTCNVSFSLKRKLIRHMSVHKYICDACNEKFESRNKLKAHVASAHGPEKYPCTACDHVSNNKWSLHDHFVRKHTEEYKFSCNVCNKEFKIKNDLQTHINRSHSENPPLVCDICGHTNKSIHALKCHKKYAHHKPQFKCKLCKRRMTTQEYLDRHMQGHQTKERVICPTCGKTFREKYSLDVHTMIHTGVKPFICPVCGKSFSRQTAQEQHILIHMDKRPYLCDVCGQTFAQKPGLICHRKRHPGPLPPLPAVSVKNIVNDFTRDYVQRHCNDKEWVSTTDPLSVSSDGVVVQKRQIVRIECTPEYMIWPDKKVARDDIKLLSKETHLDSVSKNPDTIVETRNSKPVRRVTRSKKTFECNSCQKTFLKKSNLAEHLKQHRHKCTECGKTFSLKRYLSTHFEKIHRPQLYECSVCDYKSNNKGTLKNHFIRLHTSAFNFSCDSCGKQFKIKKALNHHMKQNHSGNPPIVCDVCGHFSKNLHALKAHMKYRHYKPEFECNICKRGMTTQENLKQHLSWHENKEKIVCPTCGKRFRGRDLDSHIRVHTGIKPFPCLVCGKTFRRQTAQEQHVLIHTGKRPYICDICGQAFAQKPGLICHRKRHPGPLPPLPAVSIKTIITEFAREYAGKNSSADQSGNT
- the LOC124182016 gene encoding gastrula zinc finger protein XlCGF58.1-like encodes the protein MYPNICVKICTSGRFMFGKESIFMQPWQIVEFEGCLYYAFLPANHLKDLVALDEEEHNLDEESEDIEKLLSDNKGTLVSNDQESNANVDLNELSDYCQVKVESNSSDTELPSRVQIAIPSVVELESTYSCSACNIDFDLEIMLRRHNIKFHNHRAHKYKCKVCPKTCKTLMAFKMHVDMEHEKTKDPIVFVCTYCKFECKKRTTLHSHVARKHATHQKEHEEYLCDTCEFKCQSRRRLKEHLERKHAADYKYVCEICGKKFKVKGDMRLHVRFKHKEGPRICDVCGKTCSNSNSLYVHQKWAHFKPKYECHICHRRMVTQFNLDQHILLQHERREIFVCEECGKSFTENHRLKQHMMTHTGDRPHTCTICGKAFLSAKDTEKHHGIFIFGKESVIMQEWQIIEFDDKPCYAFLPASCFSETVSDKQLNEVDNDINVAAEESYKNEPVPGSENESELGLTENHESPIVSDEDRALDKVENGRTIGDLYQVKMEGNTVTIEKLAENVTESINQDNELSEESNNQFFSEHVTPLPDSIIRSLKCKACSKTFDTEIAFRKHVAWTHKKKVCIEENGAYVCAVCDFRSSKKSSFIAHLERQHETRSKSSLLFPCEACGFVCRSKHSLQSHFTRKHTDSYEYPCKFCSKKFKVKGDLTTHVRFHHKEKPTMCDLCGKSCRNSGSLYVHQKWAHYKPKFECHICKRRMVTQENLDQHLLLQHEKKERIMCAECGKTFNKKDSFKRHMSIHTGNKPHLCPICSKPFARRSQLRQHLLIHTGKRPFVCDICGKAFTQKPGLICHRKTHPGTHPPLPVMPIGDIVNDLAGFKKDDQD